Proteins encoded in a region of the Canis lupus familiaris isolate Mischka breed German Shepherd chromosome 1, alternate assembly UU_Cfam_GSD_1.0, whole genome shotgun sequence genome:
- the FUCA2 gene encoding plasma alpha-L-fucosidase — MRPPAAPGLGPALLPPLLLPLLLPPLLLPPPPAAARRAPRYDPTWRSLDARPLPAWFDRAKFGIFVHWGVFSVPSFGSEWFWWYWQKEKIPTYVQFMKNNYPPNFKYEDFGPLFTAKFFNASHWADIFQASGAKYIVLTSKHHEGFTLWGSKYSWNWNAVDEGPKRDLVKELEVAIRNRTDLRFGLYYSLFEWFHPLFLEDKSRSFQQQQFPVSKMLPELYELVNKYQPEILWSDGDADAPDYYWNSTGFLAWLYNKSPVRDTVVTNDRWGYGTICKHGGYYTCSDRYDPGHLLPHKWENCMTIDKFSWGYRRDAGIDDYLTIKELVKQLVETVSCGGNLLMNIGPTHDGTISVIFEERLRQMGTWLKVNGEAIYETHPWRSQSDDITPNVWYTSKRKQKLVYAIFLEWPTSRSLFLSQPIATLGVTQIKLLGHGQPLNWTSLKPNGLLIQLPHLTFHQMPSKWGWALALTNVI; from the exons ATGCGGCCCCCGGCGGCCCCCGGGCTCGGCCCCGCGCTGCTcccgccgctgctgctgccgctgctgctccCGCCGCTGCtgctcccgccgccgcccgccgccgcccgccgcgcgccgCGCTACGACCCCACTTGGCGGTCCCTGGACGCCCGCCCGCTGCCGGCCTGGTTCGACCGCGCCAAGTTCGGCATCTTCGTCCACTGGGGCGTGTTCTCCGTGCCCAGTTTCGGGAGCGAGTGGTTCTG gtGGTATTGGCAAAAGGAAAAGATACCGACATATGtgcaatttatgaaaaataattacccTCCTAATTTCAAATATGAAGATTTCGGACCACTATTTACAGCAAAGTTTTTTAATGCGAGCCACTGGGCAGATATTTTTCAGGCTTCTGGTGCCAAATACATCGTCTTAACTTCCAAACATCATGAAG GCTTTACCTTGTGGGGCTCAAAGTATTCCTGGAACTGGAATGCTGTAGATGAGGGGCCGAAGAGGGACCTCGTCAAGGAACTTGAGGTGGCCATTAGGAACAGGACCGATCTGCGTTTTGGACTGTACTATTCCCTTTTTGAATGGTTTCATCCACTCTTCCTTGAGGATAAGTCCAGGTCATTCCAACAGCAACAATTTCCAGTTTCTAAGATGCTGCCAGAACTCTATGAGTTAGTGAACAAGTATCAGCCAGAGATCCTGTGGTCAGATGGTGATGCAGATGCCCCTGATTACTACTGGAACAGCACAGGCTTCTTAGCCTGGTTATATAACAAAAG ccCAGTTCGGGACACAGTTGTCACCAATGACCGGTGGGGATACGGTACCATTTGTAAGCATGGCGGCTATTATACCTGCAGTGATCGTTACGACCCAGGACATCTTTTGCCTCATAAATGGGAAAATTGCATGACAATAGACAAGTTTTCCTGGGGCTACAGGAGAGATGCTGGGATTGATGACTATCTTACAATCAAAGAGCTAGTGAAG caACTTGTAGAAACAGTTTCATGTGGAGGAAATCTTTTGATGAATATTGGGCCCACACATGATGGCaccatttctgtaatttttgaGGAGCGATTGAGGCAAATGGGGACCTGGCTGAAAGTCAATGGAGAAGCCATTTATGAAACCCACCCTTGGAGGTCCCAGAGTGACGATATCACCCCAAATGTGTG GTACACATCTAAACGTAAACAAAAATTGGTCTATGCCATATTTCTTGAATGGCCCACATCAAGAAGTCTATTTCTTAGCCAACCCATAGCTACTCTGGGAGTAACACAG attaaaCTGCTGGGACATGGACAGCCACTTAACTGGACTTCTTTGAAGCCAAATGGCTTATTGATACAACTGCCACATCTAACCTTTCATCAGATGCCCAGTAAATGGGGCTGGGCTCTGGCACTAACTAATGTGATCTAA